The Bradysia coprophila strain Holo2 chromosome X, BU_Bcop_v1, whole genome shotgun sequence genomic interval ACTATTAATGCTAAGGTTGCATGTGAACATTCACTTTTTACTTTTCCAAGCGCACggatatttttaacgaaaagaGGGGAGTGGATCACCTATAGGAAATATGTAGTGTAATAAAATGTCGTACATTTATATGGAAAACCAGCGCGTTCTAACAGATATGAAGAAGTCTTGAAACAAATAAACGAGaaagtaacaaatttttaagatttttaagattaaaaaaaaatcggtttctCAAATATTGGGATTGTTCAAAGAATTTCACAACATTGCTCCCTCGGAGACAGAAACGGTAGTCAGAaacggctaatcatctgtcatcgacTTCAACGACTAAAACAAGTGCTAGGCTAGGCTCTAGGTAGTGCCTTTTTATTAAGGAAcatgtatgttaaaacgaaggaagtaaaagatttttttttccaaacatTTAACATTGACCGAAGGAAGTAGACGATTATGTTGAAATACGTTTACCGCTTCTAAACTATTGAAGTATGTATATCGATAGCCGATTAAAAATCTTAGCCCGATCAGTTTATAGATAGTTAAAGATTTagcatcaaaataaataaccaATGCTAAACttcctttaaaaataaataaataaaaatcatcaactctATTACGTCCCAAAGTCCCCAAGATGCAACTAGCTTTTCTCCGTTGAATTGCAATAGAAACCTTTTACAATAGGTAATCATAGGTAATGGAGCGTGGTTCGCCAGAAGCTCTTCGCATTAACGAACCCAATTTCTCAATAAATGTACTTGTTTcgggacccatgcaacctagtgattcaaaagcaatgggtataaataaataattttcttttaaacgtatgtaatgattatgcttgAATCTTTCAGCATTATCTGCAATTGATCCTGATGTTTTGGATGATTGAATTTTATAAGATGGAGCTAGTGTGTCTCTAATGGTTACATCCCACAAAATCGGTTAACCGTGACTCCATGGAATTAGAGTCACACCGTCCGGTCTTTTACCGTCATCTCTAGAAATGCCCGGAGTTTGTAACAGATTCAGAAAACCTACAgaggaaaatgcatgagaaaagattttattaacttcaTCATGTCCTGGAATCCATCCTCCGCTTTTATTGCAAGATAAACCGTGTAAACCAGCCTTCCTTCTAATTAtctaattaattattaattatctACTACTAATTATCTATTATTATCTAATAATAAGCCTAACTGACTCGATGGAACCacttgcagccactttgaagactCTTCAGTTGATGACGTAAGTAGTCGAGCACGAGCAGTCGGCTTACTAGAGTCAAACATTTCCGAAAATCTACCTTCGATCCTTGGGAGatcccattttttttgctctttcCTAAGGATATCATTGTCTGGAACACGATCTTGAGGGATTGCCTCAATCATACGCAAACCGTCGTCAtcaatcatttttaaattatcattTGAAGAGTTACAGAAAGATCGACCATTTCCTTGAAAGATGTAAGCCAAGGAAATGCCAGGTTCCCcattacaaatgaaaatcttgatCTAGATCATTCAAAAGGTTGTAACTAGAATTGTATTTAGtatgttacagacggctgtcatcacCAACGAcatcaataataaacgacaagctctgactaatcaGGTCTTacatagcaaaaagcatgttcaaaacaaataaagtaaaagatttctaaaatcaatctctgaaaatcattgatcaattgaagtaatagttcagatagtaaaacgggcttgccgtctgtgacaggttaagaaGACGAATTAGAAATTAATCAGATAAAAATGTGTCTTCAAGAAAACATTTGTACCTTTCGGTGGCACACGACACAGCCTTTTTAATTAGATTGCCATTTTTGGTGGATTGACCTTGTTTGTACAGTCTGTGGTCAATTGGTTATTTTGGTGAATAATAGTCTTGCATAATAATAACAGCATTAGGTAAATCGactattttctgtatttatttGGTCTGTGGTGGTATACATGTTCATCGTTGCGAATAAAAGTATCGCTTGAATATATGCAACATATCGAGAGAAAGCATCCTAATGCAAGTAATGAGATGAAAACTACAACAGGTAGAACAAATATCTTCCTCCCTGAGCTGAGATTGACAATGCAgtataacaaattcatttaattttcatccATCCAGCTTACACTATTACATTAAAATATATAATTCAACCAGCAAATTCGTTCAGTCCTAATCCGAAGAGCATCTATCTCATAACTCCAATGATTTGTTTGACCGATATGGTTACAATAGCTCGAAGtatcaattttactttaaattttcttttccattatGCACAATATTAGCTTCgctaaaatatatatatttggaACTATAATCGGTGAATCTCTCAGgagattttgtaaaatactaatattgaaatgaaatggtgAATCTCTTCACGAGACCTTTTGTATGTTGAATTAGAAACCTTTTAAAGTATTTAGTCGGACTGTATACCAGCTGAGGGTCAGTTCTTTGTGTAATTGTCCTTATCCACTTACCTGACTGGCCTAGCGTAATCTAGGATGCATAGTGATGGTTTCATCACTCGCTGAAATCGGAGTCGGCATCGAATCTAAAATATATTAGCTCGTGGGTGCATCTCAGATTGAGTTTTTGAATTACGAAGTGTCCAGCGAACAGGGAAGTTACTggcttatttaaaaaaaaacgatttctaTGTTACGTATGGACTTAAGTCGCATCATGCACTCACTATGCCTTTGGTTATATCGTTCAATAGTCACCTTTTTGCATATCTAAGCTTGTAGcatgatttcttgaaaatgaaatgggTAGTGGCAATAGTATTGCCGCAATACACGGATTGATGGCTCTGGCCTGGGCTGGTAAATATTATATTCTTTGAGTCCAGCATACATTCTTTACTATTCTATTCTCTCATAAGTCAGAAGTTAAAACATCAGTTGAAGGCAGAATTCATTCGTCGTGAAAGTTtatattaaatttccaaataatttaTGTTTGCCATTTTTATTGGCACTTGCAACATCCTCGATGATGGGTGACCCCTGTTGGTGGATTTGCTGTTTGTGCCGTTTGCGGCCAATTAGTTGTATACGGTGAGTGCGTTTCTGGCAAGTCGGTTGTATTCGACGAATATGTTTGCGTCCAATTGGTTGCATTAGGTGGATCTGCTTGCAGCCAGTTGGTTGCATTCGTTGGATGTACTTGAGGCCAATTATTTGCATTCGGTGAGTATGTTTGCGGTGGAGCAAGTCGATTGTTAAGTACATTTctgttttattgaaattgtgtaTTGAGTCAAGTATTGGTTAAACAAAAACTATACCGCACCTATTTGAACACGTGTTGAAGATAAAACACGATACactaaatatgatgaaaaTCACAGCAGCGAGTACGAATACCTTCCAACTGGCGCTGAAATGAACATTGCATCAGCGTATCAACATATGGAAACTGTATTTGTTTTCTAACATTGATGTAACTTACATCCtgcattgaaataaatcacatTCATGTAATATATTGCTACAATCATTGCTCGTccagcaaaaaattgtttcggcaAATCCACTGcggataaagaaaaataaaattgcgatACTACGAAGGGTCATTTTGACTTAAGAAATTTTCCATTGCCGACTACATTTGTCACATAATATTTCGGACGAtacgattgaaaaaaaaaaaaaaaaccttcggCAAGACCTTAGCCTTCGAAGGTAGCTGACACCCGACAGtccatataaattttcagcagaaaattttcttcgaaacTCGTGGTAAATGCACTGTCAtacgtgatcaactcagaggtgTCTTAGCTTGTCGTGCGTACTTTGGTACCGGCTACCGGATAGAATTGGGAAGCAGAGAGAATTATAAGCGGAAGGGTAAGTGGGTTTTGACATTCAGTGCCATCCCATTATGATTCAGCTACTTTTTAGCTGAATTTTGTGCATTCATCATCATCCATGCTATTTATTAACTAACTGTCTCGCTATCTGGCTTACTTCAGTTTCATACTTTGCGTTTATAAGAATAAGACTAAGTATGAATACTCTGCGTAATAATTCATAGCGCCCATTGCACTGATCTATGATTGGAAAAAGTAATAACTTTCCCGCTGATGGAAAATCATAGGGAGCACGGGAGCATTGCTTCcggaaaaattttcccattccgtacaatttttattcaaaatctgGAAGTTTCTGCCGTTTTTGATCTCGGGAACAAAATCGGTTTTTCCATCAGCGAACTTTCCAATGTAGCCattaaaatcaagaaaatattttaaaatttattatgatAAAGGACATGATGGTGTCTGTGATGGTAGATCCATTTAAGCCAGCATAATTTCTGCATTTCAACCCTGATTTTGAAGAATAAAATGGACAGAAtatcttaaaattttaattggagGTTACAAGTCAGAAGGTCCGGCAGAATTAATTCGTTTATTGGCACACGCAACAGCCTCGATGATAAGACGGTCCCGTTGGTGAAGTCGCTCTGTATGAAATTTCTGGTAAATCAGTTGTGTTCGCTGAATGCGTTTGCGTACAATCGGTTGTATTCGCTGAGTCCGTTTGCGTACAATCGGTTGTATTCTCTGAATATTGGGTGTATGCTGGAACTTCATTGTTGTATGTATGTCTGTTAAAAAGTTTATTGGATCGATGAATTGTGTACAAGTGTTTCATTAGAACCTTTACTACCTTCGTGGACAGCCGTAACAGATGCAACCAAACAGACTAAGTGTGATGAAGATCACAGCCATTAGTACGGCCATCTTCCATAATGAGCTGAAATCAACAATGCAATAATGGCGTTAGCTTTTCAACATTGAATGCAACCTACATCGAGCATCCAAATGTGGAACATTCATGCAACAAATTGCTGCAATCATGATCCGTCGAACATATTTCATGCCCCCAAGAGTTCTTTTCTGCAACTCCATTACCGATGAACAAAATATATGTTACGATGCTACGAAACATCATTTTGACTAGGACACTTACCGTTCCAGCCGACtatattcaaaaatgaattatatGTAAACGAATCACCTATCTCGCCTTAGATCTAGTTTTATAAGCTTAAATAATGTTGAGGTTCGTTGCAGCTGAAATTGGCAATTACAATTCGTGTACCACTTTAAGTTTCTAGGAAAGAATGGAACATAAGAGGACATTAAATATAAAACATCATGCTAGATGATCATGGTTTAGCGAGGTATAAAACTACACTGGTTTTGTCAAGTATACTAGATTTCCTATACCATCCGCAGCGACCAATATCCACTGAacagatttttgaaattcgttaaaaaaaacctttagcaTAGCTACAGATCAAGCAAACTCCATTTTGGTTAACTCGAATTCTTCTGAAATCGTATTTTCAAGAATAAAATGGACTCTGAGGGCATAGAGGGTAACAGAACTCTATTTCAGAAAGAATCCATCCGTTGTTAAAACTTCTGTGCAAAGGATTTATTTTAGGGTCTGCTTTAAGATAATGCTAATATTGGTAGATCCAGCGCAGTGAGCGGtcttttcagatttttttatgctTCTACCAACCGGTAGCGATACTAGATATGAAAGTTTCTATCCTCGAAAAATCTCAgacttaaataaaatattaaaatatagaCAGCACATAGACAAAAACCTCTGATAAAAGAGCCGCAACTCAATTACAAGGTAATTCCGACTTGCAGCAAATCTATtccttaaaacaaaaactttacaTCACATAATTAGTTTTATTAATTCCATTTCTGTTTACAGTATTAAGTCATCACCAAAACCAATATTACTTTCTGTCATATGCATTTATATATTACGTTTGTGCATCGACTGGAATGTGTCTTTGATATACGTACGTAAGTACTCAATCGCACTGTGTATTCAAAATCATTGGGCCAACAACACATTGTGCTTAAAGTTTTTGAAGTTTCGTACAGATGGCACCATTTgctaataaattgaaatttagttgaattatTGTTGTGTAGAGACTGTAGATGGCTCCATAATTTGAGAATTaactttttgaacatttttgctggtttttgatcattttattGGATGAAAGAATCGTCCATTGGATTACGATTAGAAAGAGGAAATTTAACTGTTTCTTATTATGGTGGTTATTGAGTCATACGTAATAAGCTAGTAAATTCTATGCGAAATTTCAAGCTCGTTCTATTTACTGTTGAGGCTACAATAGTAGTATAGTAAATCATCGTACGTGAAGTTTCCGTTCGTACATTAAAACGGCTGGCAGTCGATTACTCTCTCTACTTCGAATTTTGAAGACGTCTTTAATTAAGCGTTCACTCGGCTTCGCCTTGaatcaacaaaactcacacGTAAACTATTGACTTTTCGTAAATCGTCACGTCACTAATGTGttatgtttttatttcaactaaaatcattacaaatttaaatttacaatgtttttagccccgtacgaagtacgaaggggcttataggattacgatgccgtgtgtaattgatggaattcgaagcagacggtaagggcaaagtgtttgcctatgttcatagataacgaatccgcaataaaaattttgtccgtccgtccgtccgtctgtcacgtcgatatcttgagtaaatcaaatccgatttcaaaaaaaaaatttccctgaaagatagtcgaaatagtgaggctaagttcgaagatgggcgattttgggtcgacccctctcGAGCTGGGGCcagtgatttaacgttttccgaagatatctgcgGCCATTCAAAGGCTACacatgtaagtgatacgtcaaataaaaggtatttacaataccgatcgacaaaaaaaaagtttatggaaatcggatgatcgactcgttagttagaccgcttggtgtgaactagatACAGGGCGggaagccgtttttgcttgtaggttggccaaatttgaacggatttagatggattttgctttattagataggtattgaccgtaccaatcagggaaaaaagttcatggaattcggtttaccggagcgtgagctaggtctcttggagtgagcttatatgtggctactcggccgtacagtgaacgtggtgtgtatcgagtaaactttgaccgaatttcatgaatttttttttgtttgaaaggtattattgaatgtaaagcagctgtactaatttccacctcctaacaaaatggccgtcggccgccattttggatttttgtaaaaacaatagaaatcggtgaaaatgatacttacaaagttactgatcagtgggaagtgattggttatgtgtgtggggtgtttcaagcatcccaaatatggatatctatttataaatatatacagctatattgagctatataacggtgtagatagttcttttgagctatatactaggatatttattagtaaaatgtttatttataggtaaatataggttaatataaattgttgcaaaaatttttaagtttgggttacagttgaaaggaacgttgtacggggcttcgtaattgcgctatgcgcaatttttaaaacgtgcacatttcataagaattttaggttagtaggtttagggtaagagtagggcgaccgacgaactaggatcgcgtacgcaatagatgtacgggttcgtacggggctcagtcgcagcgaacgctccgactgttctgacggctcgttttgtTAAATGAAAAGTCGCCAATCAATCAATACTATTGCGCAAGAATACGTACGCTATCATACTGTTTAGTCTCTTGTAACATAATTGTTGAAATATTGTAATATCTAACTGGTATCAATAATATAACAAAATTCGGAAGAATTGCATCGATTTACTAGCACTGAACatcaaaggaaaatttaaaaagatacagcaaccaaaaaaaaaaagaaattgtgaaaatacAGAACTAGAAATACGAGAATAAAGTGTACATGTACGTGCGCACAGCATTTATAATATATGCAAGTTGtaagttttattcgtttttaatACGAAGTTAAGCTGTTAATGTTAAAATCGCATTCGGCCACACATGTCCGATATCTATGacttaatttattaaatattaattcaattaaccTGACAATTTGTCAGCTTAAGATGATTTAAGATTAATCAAACTATTTGGTTAGGTGACTGGTCGAAATGTCTCGTAAAAATAACCTAACATTCAGATGTTCTAACATTTCGGATTACACTAATTAGCGATTTTTAGTTGATGTTATTATGGTTCCGATTTAAAGCAGTCGGAAATGAACACTACGTAAATAGATAAATGTTTGAAGTGATTTACTTAGAACTGACTGGATAGAGATGTGGTCgtgcaaaaaattgtataatcACTTTTGTTATGGAGCGTTGGCCCTAACGGGGGTAACCATAGTGTTTTGTGTGGATCGTAATTTATTACAATATTATAAGAGtacagtcggagaaatatAGATTTCTGGATTTTAAGAGACATAATCGTTTTAAACGTTTCAACGACGATATCCCTAAAAACCCTGAAATCTatatttctccgactgtaGTTCAAAAAGCTTAAATGTTCTAAATTCTATTTGAGGTTACTTATTCAGTTTTTCTTGAATTATCttgatttttttcgaatttcattgaATAGTTATTGGTATCACTTGGTGGTGATGCCCTCGTATGCATCAAGTCAAAACAAATCGCATGCATGGAAATGGTCATTTTCACTCCCTGGACTGTTTGTAAGTACTATGAACATCGATGCTTTCGAGTAATTTTCGGCGCGTAATTTCGAGTGTTTTCGTATCATAAAGCGCGTAAAGAACGCAATATCTCGAAAATAGACTGTTCGACTTATTTCTCATGATTTGTAGATTTTATCCGCAGAaggttttaatttttggtagGTAAAAAGTAGCTCACATACACACGTCGAATCCCTAACACTTATGtcattttacgtgttacggcatgtttcaaatttaaatatagAAATAAGGTTCAACAATTGAGTTCTATCAAACAAGGGTGCTTTACATAAATCACAATTCTCAGTCGATGAATGttgtatggtttccactcaacaaaaagtactctgtgtgagagccgtgagagagcgagctgtcaagtaaacaaaacaaaaattgaaaaaaatcagttttgtctctcacacgaagtactttttttggtaagtggaaatcaagcctaagTAGAAACTCTAGAGTTTCGGTAAACTACTTTATTTTCAAAGTTAGTGTATCTTTGTATAGAGTGTCTCTATAGTAGAAGTAACGACGTATTATATCCCTATCTCtgaattgagaatttttggctTGAGCGGGTTTGGTGTATCTGTTAATCCTACTGTTCGTCGTCATTATTGGTGTGAGAAGCTTTtcgtgaaaatgaatttttgtgaaaaaagtgGAGCGATCAAGCCGATAGTCAATCGTAGGCTACGCTTgagcaacaaaaataaacagtCCATATCGATGCATAAATTATAGAAACTCTTGTTTATTGCATTCATATTCATGCGActtttccatttcaaaattgGCATTCTAAATATTCGTGTCTCAAAACGAAAAGCACTTCTGACtcgtaaacattttcttaagtATGATGTCACTCTTTATAGACGTGATTACATATTAAGAGAAATTCTTTTTGGAAAGGTATGTGATTTGTGAGCCATTCCACATTATGTAATGTTAACagcattaaatttttaaattaatattaattttaacattcaaaacgAATATGGATCGTATGTATATGTGCGTGTGTGTGAATGTATGTGCGCGTATTTTCCATTAACAAACgcattttttctgtatttgGTTGCCTTTCATACTTTACAGTAACTTTTTCTCTTGTTAAATTTAGTCCtgcttttcaaaatatatacattcaacataaatttctgCTTTTTGAGACATATATAAGTCTTTAGATCTGTTCAAGTCTACACAATTTTCTGCTTTTATGTTTCATTGTAAAACAtcattaatcaaaaaaatgtagccATTTCAGTTCTTATAGAGCCGAACAGTATAGGTTTCTAAATAATACATCTGTCAATCAAAATGTTATGTTGTTtcgtatatttttttttctcctctctGTATATTGCATATACATAAAAGTTCTTTTTGGTAGGTTGTGGAGAACTACTTAATATggttttatatataaaaatgtataacTATACGTCTATATGTGTATATATGCATGTACACCTTCTGTATAAACCTATCAGATATtatattattatgaaaatatatttttttttccatttctattttgttgaaatttattttctgtttcaattaaaaaaaaaaggtaaaaacaATCTGCCGACATCACATatataggtttttttttctatttccagctacaaattctaaaaaaagaattgaaaattatattttaatagCATAAAAGTTAATATCGCATCTTAAAGAATcaggtttttattttctgttgattttttccttcttgttttgttgttattcttCTTCTATCATACTTTCTATAGAACCGGgagtaatatttttttcatatcgaaaatatattgTTGACCCATCCGAGATTTTTATTCAAGGTACAATTGAAGTCGATAGATAGTATTGCGTTGGTAATGTTCAAGCCAATTCAAAATGTATCCTAAGGGGCAAATCACAAATTACGTACTCTCTTCAATGGAGGAGGAGGTGTCTGACAAAAGCGTACTCCCTAATGTAAACTCGAAGTAGAAATGATGTCCGAACAtaagaaaacataaaattgtttattatcATTCCTTGACCGTAAAGATGCGTTCAGTTTATCATATGAGTGCAATGTATTTTTCTACTATTCATCTGGTTACTAATACGTCGAGGATTTTTAACAAGTTTCTCCAATTACTCGAAATCAATAATTTGGATATGGTGTCTCGTTGTTCCTTTCGCCGTCTTGCACGTTCACTAGTATCATCATCGCACAACATGTCTCTATACTACTCTCTATGCTGCTAGGTCTGATATAACACGAGCACGAACACGTTGCTGAAAGttcttattttaaataaatattgtaattcggttgat includes:
- the LOC119085760 gene encoding uncharacterized protein LOC119085760, which translates into the protein MTLRSIAILFFFIRSGFAETIFCWTSNDCSNILHECDLFQCRIASWKVFVLAAVIFIIFSVSCFIFNTCSNRNVLNNRLAPPQTYSPNANNWPQVHPTNATNWLQADPPNATNWTQTYSSNTTDLPETHSPYTTNWPQTAQTANPPTGVTHHRGCCKCQ
- the LOC119085761 gene encoding uncharacterized protein LOC119085761, yielding MMFRSIVTYILFIGNGVAEKNSWGHEICSTDHDCSNLLHECSTFGCSISLWKMAVLMAVIFITLSLFGCICYGCPRRHTYNNEVPAYTQYSENTTDCTQTDSANTTDCTQTHSANTTDLPEISYRATSPTGPSYHRGCCVCQ